Proteins encoded within one genomic window of Pleurocapsa minor HA4230-MV1:
- a CDS encoding pentapeptide repeat-containing protein: protein MMMSSKQQQRSFQRILIAIGGTTTLIGLILLVEAVLGGIKSCHPQEVWLFCQIRESVLLNILEGFSILVAVWLFFLEAPERDKQAHYEAWKTIDSAHGLRNSYARLQALQDLNSDRVPLRGFTAPEADLRGIDLSGADLSHSYLSGADLSNANLSNANLSHANLVETKLNNANLTNSQLTGANISYADFIEANLQEVDFVGANIIGANFVRSNLAQAYFGDVNFNDCRLNDANLQKTKFFGVESLTVEQIKTGKNWSEGIYDAKMLTKLR, encoded by the coding sequence TTGATGATGAGTAGTAAACAACAACAACGTTCTTTTCAACGCATTCTGATTGCTATTGGGGGTACTACGACTTTAATTGGCTTAATTTTGCTAGTTGAAGCCGTTTTAGGCGGAATTAAGTCTTGTCATCCGCAGGAAGTTTGGCTTTTTTGCCAGATTAGGGAATCGGTGCTGTTAAATATTCTGGAAGGATTTAGCATCTTAGTCGCCGTCTGGCTCTTTTTCCTCGAAGCGCCTGAAAGAGATAAGCAAGCACACTATGAAGCTTGGAAAACTATCGATTCCGCCCACGGATTAAGAAATAGCTACGCTAGATTACAGGCATTACAGGATCTTAACAGCGATCGCGTTCCCCTTAGAGGTTTTACTGCTCCAGAGGCAGATTTGCGCGGTATTGACCTATCGGGAGCAGATTTGAGCCATTCTTATTTATCAGGGGCAGATCTGAGCAATGCTAATTTGAGTAATGCTAACCTAAGTCACGCCAACTTAGTTGAAACCAAGCTCAATAATGCTAATCTGACTAACAGCCAGCTGACAGGGGCAAACATCAGCTATGCCGATTTTATTGAAGCTAATTTACAGGAAGTAGATTTTGTTGGCGCAAATATTATTGGCGCAAATTTTGTTCGTTCTAATCTCGCCCAAGCTTATTTTGGGGATGTTAATTTCAACGATTGCCGATTGAATGATGCTAATTTGCAGAAAACTAAATTTTTTGGTGTCGAAAGTCTAACTGTAGAACAGATCAAAACTGGTAAAAATTGGTCTGAAGGTATTTATGATGCCAAAATGCTGACTAAATTGAGGTAG
- a CDS encoding class I SAM-dependent methyltransferase, whose amino-acid sequence MLRPEQRAKLDDTNDLDFYDSPRLVTHVDEGFIARLKDLYQQELQPDSRILDLMSSWVSHLPDEMQFAHVEGHGMNEAELAKNPRLDHYFVQNLNQNPKLPLDDADFDAVLITVSIQYLQYPEAVLSEIYRVLKPNGVVIISFSNRMFYQKAIAVWRDGTDTDRVNLVRKYFQSVDGFTEPKVVVHQPPLPGFLQMLGLGGGDPFYAVIARKSE is encoded by the coding sequence ATGCTGCGTCCAGAGCAAAGAGCGAAATTAGATGATACCAACGATCTTGATTTTTATGATTCTCCTCGACTAGTAACCCATGTAGACGAAGGCTTTATTGCTCGTCTGAAGGATCTCTATCAGCAAGAACTACAGCCAGATAGTCGTATTTTAGACTTAATGAGCAGTTGGGTATCTCATTTACCAGATGAAATGCAGTTTGCCCACGTAGAAGGACATGGGATGAACGAAGCGGAATTAGCCAAAAATCCCCGTTTAGATCATTACTTTGTGCAAAATCTCAATCAAAATCCCAAATTACCTTTAGATGATGCTGATTTTGATGCTGTTTTAATTACTGTTTCCATTCAATATCTACAATATCCTGAAGCGGTTTTATCGGAAATATATCGAGTGCTGAAGCCTAACGGGGTGGTAATTATCAGTTTTTCTAATCGCATGTTTTATCAAAAAGCGATCGCTGTTTGGCGAGATGGGACAGATACAGATCGGGTAAATTTAGTGAGAAAATATTTTCAGTCGGTTGATGGTTTCACTGAACCTAAAGTTGTAGTACATCAACCTCCCTTACCTGGTTTTCTCCAGATGCTTGGTTTAGGTGGTGGTGATCCGTTCTATGCAGTGATCGCCCGTAAGTCTGAATAG
- a CDS encoding serine/threonine protein kinase: MARSATSALRDGVILNNRYRIVKQIGRGGFGRAYLAEDTQRYRELCVLKEFAPQVESNHESRQAEDLFEREAGILYKLNHQQIPRFEALLRTRIDGRRSLFLVQEYIKGETYWQLLRRRGKLSETEVTEMIWDILPVLDYIHSSELIHRDISPDNLILRDRDRKSVLIDFGCVKLAANAVSRSAGHSITLIGKKGYAPDEQIRRGLTMPCSDLYSLAATSVVLLTGKQPDQLYDSYQGKWNWNQIEASPHLKRVLKKMLADRPCDRFQSVDQVRQVLSLEDKSVVSNFSNFISRCRTLILAPGDRFSGTNRSYSNSALFQATYSIRRIPQRITRLLINHNFNRVKPWQWGIFTSAIIIIPGLISFALINYQMSQTVALDFKDDTADADNADVPQVSVSASTSQKELDLQRQIQQKIASQELDTSAFYKQVDLIFNEQYPELAGKQLTKSRDHQQYREVWYRIARSLLTKQERQR, encoded by the coding sequence ATGGCTAGATCTGCTACTTCTGCCCTACGAGATGGAGTTATTCTCAACAATCGCTACCGAATTGTGAAGCAGATTGGTCGGGGTGGTTTTGGTCGAGCCTATTTAGCGGAAGATACTCAGCGCTATCGAGAATTATGTGTGCTGAAAGAATTTGCCCCCCAAGTAGAGAGTAATCATGAATCGCGCCAGGCAGAAGATTTGTTTGAACGGGAAGCAGGCATACTGTATAAGCTAAATCATCAGCAGATTCCGAGGTTTGAGGCACTTTTGCGAACTCGAATTGATGGTCGGCGATCGCTGTTTCTGGTTCAAGAATACATCAAAGGGGAAACTTACTGGCAATTGCTTCGGCGTCGAGGCAAATTAAGCGAAACAGAAGTCACCGAAATGATTTGGGATATTTTGCCCGTACTGGACTACATTCATAGTTCTGAGTTAATTCATCGCGATATTTCCCCTGACAATTTAATTTTGCGCGATCGCGATCGTAAATCAGTATTGATTGATTTTGGCTGCGTTAAACTTGCTGCTAATGCTGTTTCGAGATCTGCGGGACATTCGATCACGCTAATCGGCAAAAAAGGCTATGCTCCCGATGAGCAAATTCGCCGTGGTTTAACTATGCCCTGTAGCGATCTATATTCGCTAGCCGCCACCTCAGTAGTTTTGTTGACAGGCAAACAACCAGATCAGCTATACGACAGTTATCAAGGAAAATGGAACTGGAATCAGATCGAAGCTAGTCCTCACCTCAAAAGAGTCCTGAAGAAAATGTTAGCAGACAGACCATGCGATCGCTTTCAATCTGTTGACCAAGTTCGACAAGTTCTCTCTCTCGAAGACAAATCGGTTGTGAGTAACTTTAGTAACTTTATTTCTCGTTGTCGTACCCTAATCCTGGCTCCTGGCGATCGTTTTTCTGGCACTAATCGCTCTTACTCAAATAGCGCCCTGTTCCAAGCTACTTACAGCATTAGGCGCATACCTCAAAGAATAACTCGTCTGTTGATTAACCATAATTTTAACAGGGTTAAACCTTGGCAATGGGGCATCTTTACCTCGGCAATCATTATTATTCCTGGGCTAATTAGCTTTGCTCTAATCAACTATCAAATGAGTCAAACAGTCGCCCTTGATTTTAAGGATGATACTGCTGATGCTGATAATGCTGATGTTCCACAAGTATCCGTATCCGCATCCACTAGCCAAAAAGAACTAGATTTACAGCGTCAAATACAGCAAAAAATTGCATCTCAGGAGTTAGATACCAGTGCTTTTTATAAACAGGTTGACCTTATTTTTAATGAACAGTATCCTGAGCTGGCAGGTAAACAACTAACTAAAAGCCGCGACCATCAGCAATATCGAGAAGTCTGGTATCGAATTGCCCGTAGCTTGTTAACCAAACAAGAAAGACAACGCTAA
- a CDS encoding RNA-binding protein: MSIYVGNLNYEVTKEDLTTVFEEYGTVSRVSLPSDRETGRPRGFGFVEMSSEDEETKAIENLDGAEWMGRELRVNKARPRDNNRGGGGNRSFEGSSSRNY, from the coding sequence ATGTCAATCTATGTCGGCAACCTTAACTATGAGGTTACTAAAGAAGATCTTACGACTGTTTTTGAAGAATATGGTACTGTATCCAGGGTTTCTCTTCCCTCAGACCGTGAAACTGGTCGCCCTAGAGGATTTGGTTTTGTTGAGATGAGCAGTGAAGATGAGGAAACTAAAGCAATTGAAAATCTAGACGGTGCAGAATGGATGGGGAGAGAGCTAAGAGTAAACAAAGCCCGACCTCGCGACAATAATCGTGGTGGCGGTGGTAATCGTAGTTTTGAAGGTTCGTCGTCGCGCAATTACTAG
- a CDS encoding biotin--[acetyl-CoA-carboxylase] ligase, with product MNFSLKTYQQVWQQINQSPIITHQIDQKQPISLFIFDCISSTNSKLWELIDSRIKCPLGAIALQQTAGKGQWGHSWISARGGLYLSVGLDLDLKSDRYPHLVMATAWGIATVLRHYQLPVTIKWSNDLILSQRKLGGIKIETRNHKNKLVNAVVGVGINWHNPVPETGINLASYQQEQGIKSINSLEELAAIASWGILLGYEYYLAVGIEKLLDQYLEILSSLGQQVNFNGCLGEVVGVTTGGDLKVKLRSPGASTMITLSPGQISLGYIAVQS from the coding sequence TTGAATTTTAGTTTAAAAACATACCAACAAGTTTGGCAGCAGATTAATCAAAGTCCAATAATTACTCATCAAATAGATCAAAAACAGCCAATTTCTTTGTTTATTTTTGATTGTATTTCCTCGACTAATAGTAAACTTTGGGAATTAATTGATAGTAGGATTAAATGTCCTCTAGGGGCGATCGCTCTGCAACAAACCGCAGGGAAAGGACAATGGGGACATAGTTGGATATCAGCAAGGGGCGGGCTATATCTCTCTGTTGGTCTAGATTTAGATCTCAAGAGCGATCGCTATCCTCATTTGGTCATGGCGACGGCTTGGGGAATAGCGACGGTTTTAAGACATTATCAATTACCCGTAACTATTAAGTGGTCGAATGATTTGATTTTGAGTCAGCGTAAGTTAGGGGGAATTAAAATTGAAACTCGTAATCATAAAAATAAACTAGTTAATGCTGTGGTGGGAGTTGGCATTAATTGGCATAATCCTGTTCCTGAAACTGGAATTAATTTAGCGTCTTATCAGCAAGAACAGGGGATTAAAAGTATTAATTCTCTAGAAGAATTAGCGGCGATCGCATCCTGGGGAATTTTATTAGGATATGAATATTATTTGGCAGTTGGGATTGAGAAGCTATTAGATCAATATTTGGAAATCCTGAGTAGTTTAGGACAACAGGTTAACTTTAATGGCTGTCTTGGCGAGGTTGTGGGGGTTACTACAGGGGGAGATTTGAAGGTAAAATTGCGATCGCCTGGAGCATCTACCATGATTACCTTATCTCCTGGACAAATTAGTTTGGGCTATATAGCCGTACAGAGTTAG
- a CDS encoding amino acid adenylation domain-containing protein produces MNSENTDILSTALTNYNINNTSKASDLDTLSLPILNSIQSRLSFLEKLLTGKLPVLEIPAAKTRAKIKEFTAASKSLLLPQVLCESLNDLSIKEKVSLDSILLTTLQILLYRYTNQTEIIVGTPVVDRTNFTIQNKFDIFQNITLLPLQLDSKNSFNELVQTLQITLNAQTEQSLLINSEIAEILLRNSKNTALFQVLFELQNISQAPLEEPNWKDFNLDLILKIIEQPEGLSCVFTYNSNLLETAQIARMMNHFQVLLASIVADPDRQIATLDLLTPEEKAQIATWNNTQSDYPDDRCIHQLFEQQVAKTPDAIALIFEEQQLTYQELNQRANSLAHYLREMGVKAEVLVGICVERSLDMVVGILAILKAGGAYVPLDPSYPIDRIGYMLEDAHVAVLLTQQSLNLQELLEKFPQQQTQVINFEQIPSAIALENHNLTDTVEPSNLAYVIYTSGSTGKPKGVQIEHRTAVNLLTSIAREPGMDASDTLLSVTTISFDIAVLEIFLPLIVGAKLVIVSRQTAMDGYQLLQALERFQATLMQCTPITWKLLLGAGWQGSKNLKMLSGGEALAKELAKQLVNKGASLWNLYGPTETTIWSSVHQVKAEQESISIGRPLANVKYYILDAHLMPLPVGIPGELYIGGDCLARGYFNRPELTAERFIPDPFSDRPQARMYKTGDLACYFADGTVNCLGRLDRQVKIRGYRIEIEEIESAILQYSGVAAAAVIVQENATGYQRLVGYIVNQPDTIVDHEALRRWLQQQLPTHMVPSSFMTLNALPLTLNGKIDPKALPRIDFVNQTATENYVAPSSELEIKLTSIWSQVLEIKPVGIKDDFRALGGNSLLAMTLVKEIEQTLQQKMPLNALSNLTTVEQMARCFAEGQPTIQDLPTPDGISSDDYQALLTIMAGRKGDRPRPHSLMVAMQNQGSKAPFFLCANACEEATGLANYLSEEQPFYLMESGYFTLKCTGRQIKALATHHLEDILAVQPQAPYLIAGYSTGGLIAWEIAQQLRAMGKEVALLAILDTDGPHPFYQFYLHYNCTLRTNWDKLAELQIKDKLSYLSNRIKNRDQLKSEQHLVDPYIIQPYPDRVSLFLATKADRGNFFSNKIKLGLCPRVGWHQEVAPQLRIEHVPGDHFSMLEEPNVEVLAAKLKQYL; encoded by the coding sequence ATGAACAGTGAAAATACTGATATACTATCAACTGCTTTGACGAATTATAATATAAATAATACGAGCAAAGCATCAGATCTTGATACATTAAGTCTACCAATCTTAAATAGTATTCAATCTAGACTCAGTTTTTTAGAGAAACTATTAACAGGTAAATTGCCTGTATTAGAAATTCCTGCCGCCAAGACCAGAGCAAAAATAAAAGAGTTTACTGCCGCCAGCAAATCTTTACTTTTACCTCAAGTACTGTGTGAATCTTTGAATGATCTTAGTATTAAAGAGAAAGTGTCTTTGGATTCCATCTTACTGACAACTCTTCAAATACTTCTCTATCGCTACACAAATCAAACTGAAATAATTGTTGGGACACCTGTTGTAGATCGAACTAACTTTACAATCCAGAATAAATTTGACATCTTTCAAAATATTACTTTACTACCTCTACAACTAGACTCTAAAAATAGTTTTAATGAATTAGTTCAAACTCTACAAATTACTTTGAATGCTCAAACAGAGCAAAGTTTGCTAATCAATTCAGAAATAGCTGAAATACTACTACGGAATTCTAAAAATACAGCTTTATTTCAGGTGCTGTTTGAACTACAAAATATTTCTCAAGCGCCTCTAGAAGAACCTAACTGGAAAGATTTTAATCTCGATTTAATTTTAAAAATTATTGAGCAGCCTGAAGGGCTATCTTGCGTATTTACCTACAATAGTAATCTACTTGAAACTGCTCAAATCGCGAGAATGATGAATCATTTTCAAGTTTTACTCGCAAGTATTGTGGCCGATCCCGATCGCCAAATTGCCACTTTAGATCTTTTAACTCCAGAGGAAAAAGCGCAAATCGCTACGTGGAATAATACTCAGAGCGATTATCCAGACGATCGGTGTATTCATCAATTATTTGAACAGCAGGTAGCTAAAACCCCAGATGCGATCGCTTTAATTTTTGAAGAACAACAGTTAACCTATCAGGAATTAAACCAAAGAGCCAATTCACTAGCTCATTACTTGCGAGAAATGGGCGTAAAAGCCGAAGTTTTGGTGGGAATTTGCGTAGAGCGATCGCTGGACATGGTAGTAGGTATTTTAGCAATCCTCAAAGCTGGTGGTGCTTATGTTCCTCTAGATCCCAGTTATCCGATCGATCGGATCGGCTATATGTTAGAAGATGCGCACGTTGCCGTATTGCTGACTCAACAAAGTTTAAATTTACAAGAGTTATTAGAAAAATTTCCCCAACAACAAACTCAAGTGATTAATTTTGAGCAGATCCCCTCAGCGATCGCTCTAGAAAATCATAATTTAACTGATACCGTAGAGCCTAGTAACTTAGCCTATGTAATTTATACATCAGGTTCGACAGGCAAACCCAAAGGAGTGCAAATCGAGCATCGTACTGCGGTTAACCTGTTAACCTCTATTGCCCGAGAACCAGGCATGGATGCTAGTGATACCCTTTTATCCGTTACGACTATTTCTTTTGATATCGCCGTTTTGGAAATCTTTTTGCCCTTAATTGTGGGCGCAAAATTAGTGATTGTTTCTCGGCAAACTGCGATGGATGGTTATCAACTATTACAAGCTTTAGAAAGGTTTCAAGCTACTTTGATGCAGTGTACGCCAATTACCTGGAAACTACTCTTGGGAGCAGGTTGGCAGGGTAGTAAAAACTTAAAAATGCTTTCGGGTGGAGAAGCTTTAGCCAAAGAACTAGCCAAACAACTAGTCAACAAAGGCGCTTCTTTATGGAATTTATATGGGCCAACTGAAACTACTATTTGGTCTTCAGTCCATCAAGTAAAAGCCGAGCAGGAGTCAATTTCGATTGGTCGTCCTTTAGCTAACGTTAAATACTACATCTTGGATGCGCACTTGATGCCCTTACCAGTAGGAATTCCTGGCGAGTTATATATTGGAGGGGATTGCCTAGCGAGAGGTTATTTCAATCGACCTGAATTGACCGCCGAAAGATTTATTCCCGATCCCTTTAGCGATCGCCCCCAGGCTAGGATGTACAAAACTGGAGATCTGGCTTGCTATTTTGCCGACGGAACGGTGAACTGTCTTGGTCGTCTCGATCGCCAAGTGAAAATTCGCGGTTATCGGATTGAGATTGAAGAAATTGAATCAGCTATCCTACAATATTCTGGGGTGGCAGCAGCAGCCGTAATTGTACAAGAAAACGCCACGGGTTATCAGCGGTTAGTCGGTTACATAGTTAATCAGCCCGACACTATAGTCGATCATGAAGCATTGCGTCGCTGGCTTCAGCAACAGCTTCCTACCCATATGGTGCCTTCTAGCTTTATGACGCTCAATGCCCTGCCTTTAACTCTTAACGGCAAAATTGACCCCAAAGCCCTGCCCCGAATTGATTTTGTCAATCAAACCGCCACTGAAAATTATGTCGCTCCCAGTAGCGAATTAGAGATCAAACTGACATCAATTTGGTCACAAGTTTTAGAAATTAAACCAGTCGGAATTAAAGATGATTTCCGAGCATTAGGCGGTAATTCTCTTTTGGCGATGACTTTAGTTAAAGAGATTGAGCAAACTTTGCAGCAAAAAATGCCCCTCAATGCTCTGTCAAACTTAACGACGGTTGAACAAATGGCTCGCTGTTTTGCTGAGGGACAGCCCACAATTCAAGACTTACCCACTCCAGATGGTATTAGTTCTGATGATTACCAGGCATTGTTAACCATTATGGCGGGTCGAAAAGGCGATCGCCCTCGACCTCATTCACTGATGGTAGCCATGCAAAACCAAGGTAGTAAAGCTCCTTTCTTTCTCTGCGCTAATGCTTGCGAAGAAGCAACAGGGCTAGCAAATTATCTAAGTGAAGAACAACCATTTTATTTAATGGAATCAGGTTATTTCACTTTAAAATGTACAGGTCGTCAAATTAAAGCTTTGGCAACTCACCATCTAGAAGATATTTTAGCTGTCCAACCTCAAGCTCCTTATCTAATTGCTGGTTATTCCACTGGGGGATTAATTGCCTGGGAAATTGCTCAACAGCTTAGAGCTATGGGTAAAGAGGTAGCTCTATTAGCTATTTTAGATACTGATGGCCCTCACCCATTTTATCAATTTTACCTACATTACAACTGTACTTTGCGTACCAACTGGGATAAGCTTGCCGAGCTGCAAATTAAAGATAAGTTGAGCTATTTAAGCAACAGAATCAAAAATAGAGACCAATTAAAGAGTGAGCAACACCTGGTTGACCCTTATATTATTCAACCTTACCCAGATCGAGTATCCCTATTTTTAGCTACCAAAGCCGATCGCGGTAACTTTTTTAGTAATAAAATTAAATTAGGATTATGTCCCCGTGTTGGTTGGCATCAAGAAGTAGCACCTCAATTAAGGATTGAGCATGTGCCAGGAGATCACTTTAGTATGCTTGAAGAGCCGAATGTAGAAGTATTGGCGGCAAAACTCAAACAGTACCTATAA
- the mgtE gene encoding magnesium transporter, with the protein MTPNGTKYNELRQLVRSQLELLLESGNLQGAKSLLIPVQPVDIAEAIEGLPEAIQLIAFRLLSKGEAIEVYEYLNTDVQQALIQEFKRQEVLDVVDKMSPDDRARMFDELPAKVVRRLLAQLSPKERQATAILLGYGEDTAGRIMTPEYISLKETLTVSQTLEHIRSLANASEIVYYLYVTSTSRQLTGIVSLRDLVIAAPDTSLAEIMTRDVVLVHTDTDQEEVARTIQRYDLVALPVVDSEDRLVGVVTVDDVIDIIEREATEDIYALGGLQSDGDNYFQTNLWTVARRRVVWLLVLLLTNTVTGAIIRSQEDLLQQVVILAAFIPLLTGTGGNVGAQSSTVVIRGLNTDEIQNMGAGKVIFREATAGMLLGLILGGMATVWAYLLQGNLAVAVSVGISLIAIALLASVAGSALPFLFRNFGLDPALMSAPFITTAVDVLGVLIYFWIARTILGL; encoded by the coding sequence ATGACACCCAATGGAACTAAATATAATGAATTACGGCAATTAGTTCGCTCGCAGCTAGAATTACTGTTAGAAAGTGGCAATCTACAGGGAGCAAAATCTCTTTTAATTCCCGTACAGCCAGTAGATATTGCCGAGGCAATTGAAGGTTTACCAGAAGCTATTCAACTAATTGCTTTTCGCCTGCTTTCCAAAGGAGAGGCGATCGAAGTTTATGAATATCTTAATACCGATGTTCAACAGGCTTTAATTCAAGAATTTAAACGGCAAGAAGTATTAGACGTTGTGGATAAAATGTCTCCTGACGATCGCGCACGCATGTTTGATGAGCTACCAGCTAAAGTGGTGCGTCGTCTATTAGCTCAATTAAGCCCTAAAGAACGACAGGCTACAGCTATTCTCTTGGGTTATGGCGAAGATACAGCAGGGCGGATTATGACCCCTGAATATATCTCCCTAAAAGAGACTCTAACCGTAAGCCAAACATTAGAACATATTAGAAGTTTAGCCAATGCCTCGGAAATTGTTTACTATCTCTATGTCACGAGTACTTCTCGTCAGTTAACAGGGATTGTCTCGTTGAGAGATTTGGTCATCGCGGCACCAGATACTAGTCTGGCAGAAATAATGACCCGTGATGTGGTCTTGGTTCATACTGATACCGATCAAGAAGAAGTTGCCCGCACGATCCAACGTTACGATCTTGTAGCATTGCCTGTAGTAGATAGTGAAGACCGTTTAGTCGGGGTAGTAACAGTAGATGATGTGATCGATATTATTGAGCGCGAAGCCACAGAAGATATTTATGCTCTTGGTGGGTTACAGTCTGATGGGGATAACTACTTTCAAACCAATTTATGGACTGTTGCTCGTCGTCGTGTTGTCTGGCTATTGGTTTTATTGCTCACCAATACAGTAACAGGAGCAATTATTCGATCGCAAGAAGATCTTTTACAACAGGTAGTCATCCTCGCAGCGTTTATTCCCCTCTTAACTGGAACGGGGGGAAATGTTGGCGCACAGTCTTCTACAGTGGTCATACGAGGTTTGAATACTGATGAAATTCAAAACATGGGTGCAGGCAAAGTTATTTTCCGTGAAGCGACAGCAGGTATGTTGCTGGGTTTAATCTTGGGCGGGATGGCAACTGTTTGGGCTTATTTACTCCAGGGAAATTTGGCAGTAGCTGTGTCTGTCGGAATTAGTCTGATTGCGATCGCTCTATTGGCTTCGGTAGCTGGCTCGGCATTACCTTTTTTGTTTCGTAATTTTGGTTTAGATCCAGCCCTCATGTCTGCTCCCTTCATTACTACTGCTGTCGATGTTCTAGGAGTTTTGATCTACTTCTGGATCGCTCGAACTATCCTGGGTTTATAA
- the menB gene encoding 1,4-dihydroxy-2-naphthoyl-CoA synthase, protein MQVEWQTTKNYADIIYQKWQGIAKITINRPHKRNAFRPKTVFEMYDAFVDAREDPTIGVIFLTGAGPHTDGKYAFCAGGDQSIRGKAGYIDDEGTPRLNVLDLQRLIRSIPKVTIALVAGYAIGGGHVLHVLCDLTIAADNAIFGQTGPKVGSFDGGFGSSYLARIVGQKKAREIWFLCRQYSAVEAEKMGLVNCVVPVEQLEAEGITWAQEILTKSPMAIRCLKAAFNADCDGQAGIQELAGNATMLYYMTEEGTEGKQAFLEKRQPDFQQYPWLP, encoded by the coding sequence ATGCAAGTTGAATGGCAAACGACTAAAAATTACGCAGATATTATTTACCAGAAATGGCAGGGAATTGCCAAGATCACCATCAATCGTCCCCATAAACGCAACGCTTTTCGCCCTAAAACCGTATTTGAAATGTATGACGCATTTGTTGATGCGCGCGAGGATCCTACCATTGGCGTAATTTTTTTAACTGGCGCAGGCCCTCATACAGACGGTAAATATGCTTTTTGTGCAGGAGGAGATCAAAGTATTAGAGGTAAGGCGGGATATATCGACGATGAGGGTACACCTCGACTCAACGTTTTAGATCTACAGCGTTTAATTCGCTCAATACCTAAAGTGACGATCGCTTTAGTGGCAGGCTATGCGATTGGTGGAGGTCATGTGCTGCATGTGTTATGCGATTTGACGATCGCAGCGGACAATGCTATTTTTGGGCAAACTGGGCCCAAGGTAGGTAGTTTTGATGGTGGATTTGGTTCTAGTTATTTAGCTCGAATTGTGGGACAGAAAAAAGCCCGAGAAATTTGGTTTTTATGTCGTCAATATAGCGCAGTAGAAGCCGAAAAAATGGGTCTAGTTAATTGTGTTGTACCTGTTGAACAGCTTGAAGCAGAAGGAATCACCTGGGCTCAAGAAATATTAACCAAAAGCCCGATGGCAATTAGATGTCTTAAAGCAGCATTTAATGCCGACTGTGATGGGCAAGCAGGTATTCAGGAGTTAGCAGGGAATGCGACCATGCTGTACTATATGACCGAAGAAGGAACAGAGGGCAAACAAGCATTTCTGGAAAAACGCCAACCCGATTTTCAGCAATATCCTTGGCTACCCTAA
- a CDS encoding ferritin-like domain-containing protein: MDFITSILNTIGSGATAYILASRLRDPQTRPNTLAGFQMAESGAVPFLTKLAARATAEGDTWLAEKLTIHAADEQRHGQIFAHGLKQLGKEVKTAAEMKQQSETKSNKAKNSSPFYSKFYRDYEPEALKAENIDWLVFMASTYILEFDASKDFARMATALPNDELKSRNLRQSILSVAQDETRHAEYLYAAMQRRLPQIEVDALVSDWRKRKIDAMFAMVGDMIQTGGNSRSLVKDGVLTEVDEQATPQLVEV, encoded by the coding sequence ATGGACTTTATTACAAGTATTCTCAATACTATCGGCTCAGGTGCAACTGCATATATCCTGGCTAGCAGATTACGCGATCCTCAAACTCGCCCCAATACTCTGGCAGGCTTCCAAATGGCTGAATCTGGAGCAGTTCCCTTTCTAACTAAATTAGCAGCAAGAGCAACTGCCGAAGGTGATACCTGGCTAGCAGAAAAGCTAACTATTCATGCTGCTGATGAGCAACGTCATGGTCAAATTTTTGCTCATGGATTAAAACAGCTGGGTAAAGAGGTGAAAACTGCGGCTGAGATGAAGCAACAGTCAGAAACTAAATCAAACAAAGCTAAAAATTCTAGTCCTTTCTATAGCAAGTTTTACCGCGATTACGAACCAGAAGCCTTGAAAGCGGAAAATATTGATTGGCTGGTATTTATGGCAAGTACTTACATCTTGGAATTTGATGCTAGTAAAGATTTTGCCAGGATGGCGACAGCCCTACCAAATGATGAGCTTAAAAGTCGTAATCTTCGACAAAGTATTCTCAGCGTAGCCCAAGACGAAACTAGACATGCAGAATATCTTTATGCAGCAATGCAACGTAGATTACCTCAAATAGAAGTAGATGCTTTAGTTAGTGACTGGAGAAAGCGCAAAATAGATGCCATGTTTGCTATGGTGGGTGACATGATTCAAACTGGTGGTAATTCTCGTTCGCTAGTTAAAGATGGTGTTTTGACTGAAGTTGATGAGCAAGCTACACCACAATTGGTAGAAGTATAA